In the genome of Pelobacter seleniigenes DSM 18267, one region contains:
- the hisD gene encoding histidinol dehydrogenase, with protein sequence MRILKFDDADFADQFRRIEQRAEAVPAGVLETVKTIIDEVRQRGDAALCELTARFDRLELTAATLEVSAAEIAAACAAVDERSLQALQLAADRIARYHAKQKQETWLSTDESDILLGQMVRPLDRVGIYVPGGKAAYPSSVLMNAVPAKVAGVGEVIMVVPMPGGEVNPHVLAAAKIAGVDRIFKVGGAQAVAALAYGTETIPRVDKITGPGNIYVATAKQLVFGRVDIDMIAGPSEILIINDGSGNAAHIAADLLSQAEHDELASAVLVTSSEKMARAVQEEVERQLAQLSRKAIARKSIDDFSAVIVAKTLAEAIEFSNRIAPEHLELAVDNPFAILSGIKHAGAIFMGHHTPEAAGDYLAGPNHTLPTGGTARFFSPLSLDDFVKKSSLLSFSEAGLQRLGEDIVHIAELEGLEAHAKSVAIRLKK encoded by the coding sequence ATACGGATATTGAAATTTGACGATGCTGATTTTGCCGACCAGTTCCGGCGTATTGAACAACGCGCCGAAGCGGTTCCCGCCGGGGTGCTGGAGACGGTCAAAACGATAATCGACGAGGTGCGGCAGCGCGGCGACGCGGCGCTGTGTGAACTGACCGCCCGTTTCGACCGCCTGGAGCTGACCGCAGCGACCCTTGAAGTCAGCGCGGCGGAGATCGCTGCGGCCTGTGCCGCGGTCGATGAAAGATCGCTGCAGGCGCTGCAGCTGGCAGCCGACCGGATCGCCCGCTATCACGCCAAGCAGAAGCAGGAGACCTGGCTGTCAACGGATGAAAGCGATATCCTCCTCGGGCAGATGGTGCGTCCGCTGGACCGGGTCGGGATTTATGTTCCGGGCGGTAAGGCCGCTTATCCTTCATCCGTCCTGATGAACGCGGTGCCGGCCAAGGTGGCCGGGGTTGGCGAGGTGATCATGGTGGTGCCGATGCCGGGCGGCGAGGTCAATCCCCATGTTCTGGCCGCCGCCAAAATTGCCGGGGTCGACCGGATCTTCAAAGTCGGCGGTGCTCAGGCCGTGGCGGCCCTGGCTTACGGCACCGAGACCATTCCGCGGGTCGACAAGATCACCGGGCCGGGCAACATCTACGTGGCAACCGCTAAACAGCTGGTTTTTGGCCGGGTCGATATCGACATGATCGCCGGGCCGAGTGAAATCCTCATCATCAACGACGGCAGCGGCAATGCGGCGCATATTGCGGCCGACCTGCTCTCCCAGGCGGAACACGACGAACTGGCTTCGGCAGTGCTGGTGACCAGTAGTGAAAAGATGGCCCGGGCCGTCCAGGAAGAAGTTGAAAGACAGCTGGCTCAGCTGAGCCGGAAAGCAATTGCGCGCAAATCCATCGATGATTTCAGCGCCGTGATTGTTGCCAAAACCCTTGCGGAAGCCATCGAGTTCTCCAACCGCATCGCTCCGGAACACCTCGAGCTGGCGGTGGACAACCCCTTTGCGATTCTGTCCGGGATCAAACACGCCGGGGCCATTTTCATGGGCCATCATACCCCGGAAGCCGCCGGCGATTACCTGGCCGGACCGAACCATACCCTGCCGACCGGTGGGACGGCGCGGTTCTTCTCCCCCTTGTCGCTGGATGATTTCGTCAAGAAATCCAGTTTGCTCTCCTTTTCGGAAGCGGGCCTGCAGCGGCTGGGAGAGGATATTGTGCATATTGCCGAACTGGAAGGGCTGGAAGCCCACGCCAAGTCGGTTGCCATCCGCCTGAAAAAATAA
- the hisA gene encoding 1-(5-phosphoribosyl)-5-[(5-phosphoribosylamino)methylideneamino]imidazole-4-carboxamide isomerase: protein MIILPAIDLKEGCCVRLEQGLMEKDTVYHDDPAAQALIWQEQGGEFLHIVDLDGAFAGVPKNREAIKAIVAAIDIPCELGGGVRDLDTIEAYLALGVDRVILGTVAKENPALVEEACRKFPGRIVVGIDAKDGLVAVRGWADVTEKQATELAREMEGFGVEAIIYTDIARDGMMQGPNIKATKALAEAISIPVIASGGVSSLNDIRNLMEIEASGVTGVITGKAIYSGAIDLRKAVALTKGGL, encoded by the coding sequence GTGATTATTCTGCCCGCAATCGATTTGAAGGAAGGCTGCTGCGTCCGCCTGGAACAGGGGCTGATGGAGAAAGATACCGTTTATCATGATGACCCGGCCGCCCAGGCGCTGATCTGGCAGGAGCAGGGCGGTGAATTTCTACATATCGTCGATCTGGACGGCGCTTTCGCCGGGGTGCCGAAAAACCGCGAGGCGATCAAGGCGATTGTCGCAGCCATCGATATCCCCTGCGAACTGGGCGGCGGCGTGCGTGACCTGGACACCATTGAGGCGTATCTGGCCCTGGGGGTCGATCGGGTCATTCTCGGCACCGTGGCCAAAGAGAACCCGGCCCTGGTCGAGGAAGCCTGCCGTAAATTTCCCGGTCGGATCGTGGTCGGCATCGATGCCAAGGATGGGCTGGTCGCGGTGCGTGGCTGGGCCGATGTGACCGAAAAACAGGCTACCGAGTTGGCCCGGGAGATGGAGGGGTTCGGCGTCGAAGCGATCATCTATACCGATATTGCTCGCGACGGCATGATGCAGGGGCCGAACATCAAAGCGACCAAGGCTCTGGCTGAAGCCATCAGTATTCCGGTGATCGCCTCGGGCGGAGTCTCTTCTCTCAACGACATCCGTAATCTCATGGAGATCGAAGCGTCTGGGGTGACCGGAGTCATTACCGGCAAAGCGATCTATTCCGGGGCCATCGACCTGCGTAAGGCGGTCGCCCTGACCAAAGGGGGGCTGTGA
- the hisH gene encoding imidazole glycerol phosphate synthase subunit HisH, whose product MINIIDYEMGNLRSVAKAFESLGYSVRVSADPKDIATADKVVLPGVGAFRDCIANLRNGGFVDPLLKHIEAAKPMLGICVGMQMLFEQSEEFGLHQGLGLFPGKVVRFPAGMVEGGQRLKVPHMGWNNLQLGTGSPLFQGIEDGSFVYFVHSYYCAAENAADVAASCRYGDVEFCASVWRNNIMATQFHPEKSQAVGLRIFRNFGEL is encoded by the coding sequence ATGATCAATATTATCGATTATGAAATGGGGAACCTGCGCAGTGTGGCCAAGGCTTTTGAAAGCCTCGGCTACTCGGTGCGGGTCAGCGCGGACCCGAAGGATATCGCAACTGCCGATAAGGTTGTTCTGCCCGGAGTGGGGGCGTTTCGTGACTGCATTGCCAACCTGCGTAACGGCGGATTTGTGGACCCGCTGCTGAAGCATATCGAGGCGGCAAAACCGATGCTCGGCATCTGTGTCGGCATGCAGATGCTGTTCGAACAGAGTGAAGAGTTCGGCCTCCACCAGGGGCTGGGACTTTTTCCCGGCAAAGTGGTCCGTTTCCCGGCCGGGATGGTGGAAGGGGGGCAGCGTCTGAAAGTCCCGCACATGGGCTGGAACAATTTGCAGCTCGGCACCGGTTCACCACTGTTCCAGGGGATTGAGGACGGCAGCTTCGTCTATTTTGTCCATTCCTATTACTGCGCCGCGGAGAATGCCGCCGATGTGGCGGCCAGCTGTCGCTACGGGGATGTCGAGTTCTGCGCTTCGGTGTGGCGCAACAATATCATGGCCACCCAGTTCCACCCGGAAAAGAGCCAGGCCGTCGGCCTGCGGATTTTCCGTAATTTTGGAGAGTTATAA
- the hisB gene encoding imidazoleglycerol-phosphate dehydratase HisB, which yields MARIAAIARETKETDIRIELNLDGSGQQQIESPVPFFNHMLSAVARHGFFDLQVQATGDIEIDAHHTVEDLGIVLGEAFKKALGDKAGVRRFGRSVMPMHEALASVVIDFSGRPFLVFNVELPKAKVGEFDVELVEEFFVAFCNHAGANIHVNLAYGDNLHHIIEGIFKAFGRALDEATSIDPRIDGVLSTKGKLE from the coding sequence ATGGCACGTATCGCTGCAATCGCGCGTGAAACCAAGGAAACCGACATCCGCATCGAACTGAACCTGGACGGTTCAGGCCAACAGCAGATCGAAAGTCCGGTGCCGTTCTTCAATCATATGCTTTCGGCAGTGGCCCGCCACGGCTTCTTTGACCTGCAGGTGCAGGCCACGGGTGATATCGAGATCGATGCGCACCATACCGTGGAAGATCTGGGTATCGTCCTTGGCGAAGCCTTCAAAAAGGCCCTTGGCGACAAGGCCGGGGTGCGCCGTTTCGGTCGTTCCGTGATGCCCATGCATGAAGCCCTGGCCTCGGTGGTCATCGATTTCTCCGGCCGGCCGTTCCTGGTCTTCAATGTGGAGTTGCCCAAAGCCAAGGTCGGGGAGTTTGATGTCGAGCTGGTGGAGGAATTCTTCGTCGCTTTCTGCAACCACGCCGGGGCGAATATTCACGTCAACCTGGCTTACGGCGATAATCTGCACCACATCATTGAAGGGATCTTCAAAGCCTTTGGTCGTGCTCTTGATGAGGCGACCAGTATCGACCCCCGCATTGACGGGGTTCTCTCGACCAAAGGAAAACTGGAATAA